Within Streptomyces sp. NBC_00704, the genomic segment GGCATCTCGTGCGGCGTCGAGGCGATGTCGCGCGTCCCTCTCGGCTCCGGCTCGAAGCACGGCCCGGGAAAACCGTTCCCGGACGAGTGGAACGTGGACCTCCCCAACCAGTTCGAGGCGGCGGAACGCATCTCCCGCAGAAGGGGGTTGAGCCGCGAGGACGTGGACGGACTGGGCCTGATGTCTCAGGAACGGGCGGCGACGGCCTGGTCGGAGGAGCGCTTCAAGCGCGAGACGTTCGCGGTCCAGGTTCCCACCACGGAGGACGAGCAGGCCGCGGGCCAGGGCATGTGGCGCCTGGTCGACCGCGACGAGGGCCTGCGCGACACCTCCCTCGACGCCCTCGCGGGCCTCAAACCGGTGATGCCGACGGCGATCCACACCGCCGGCAACTCGTCGCAGATCAGCGACGGCGCGGCGGCGATCATGTGGGCGTCGAAACGGATGGCGAAGGCACTGAAACTGAAGCCGAGGGCGAGGATCGTGGCCCAGGCCCTCGTGGGAGCCGACCCCCACTTCCACCTCGACGGCCCCATCGACGCGACCAAAGCCGTCCTCGGAAAGGCGGGCATGACCCTCAAGGACATCGACCTCGTCGAGATCAACGAGGCGTTCGCGTCGGTGGTCCTGAGCTGGTCCCAGGTCTTCGAGGCCGACATGACCAAGGTCAACGTCAACGGCGGCGCCATCGCCCTCGGCCACCCGGTCGGCGCGACGGGCGCCCGCCTCATCACCACGGCCCTGCACGAACTGGAACGCACCGACAAGGAGTTCGCCCTGATCACCATGTGCGCGGGCGGCGCACTGGCGACGGGGACGATCATCCAGCGGCTGTAGTCCAGCGCACGAACTCCGAGAAGACGGCGGGCTCGACAGTGAGGACCGGGCCCGCCGGGGACTTGGAGTCACGGACGGCGATGGCGGCGGGCAAGGCAGCGACCTCGACGCACTCGCCGCCCTGATCACCGCTGTGGCTGGACTTACGCCACTGGATCCCCGCCAGAGTCACGTTGCTCCCCATAGCGCTCCTCCATCACTCGCCGGATCAGCTCCGCCGAATCCTTGAGGGAGAGAGCGGCAGCCCGAAGATGATCGTAACGGAGCGAACAGTCCTTGACCGCGTTCGGGTTTGCACTGGGGTCACCGCTGCCGTACCCCTCCGTATAGACAATGGCCGGATCCGCCGTGAAGCGGAAGAGCGTGAACGAGCCTTGCGTCCCGGGGTGCGCCCCGACGACGAACGGCAGCACCTGGACGTTGATCCGGGGGTTGCCTTCGAACGACAACAGGTGAGCGAGTTGCTGCCGCATGACGGCCGGTCCGCCGATCTCCTGCCGCAGCACGGCCTCGCTCAGGACCAGCCAGAAGACGGGCGGCTCCCCCTTCTCGAAGATGCGCTGACGGGCGAGCCGGACGGCGGTGCGGTCGTCGAGATCGTCCTTGTCGAAGACCCCGAGGATGGCCCGCGCGTACGCAGGAGTCTGAAGCAGGCCGTGCACCAGGTGGGTTTGGAAGGTGCAGATCTCGGTGGCTCGCGCTTCCAGCTCGGCGACTTCCCTGAACCAGGCCGGAAGTTGACTTCGAAGCACGAGTACGACGAGCCGCGAGAACAGCCCACCGGTCCCGAGGGCGGCGTCCACCCGTTCGCTGAACTCGGGGGTGGGCACCTTGCGGGCGGTCTCGACCTGCCCAACCAGCGAGCCGGTGTAATTCAGGATGTCCCCGAGTTGCCGCTGCGTGAGCCCGGCGGCCTCCCGCAACCGCCGCAGCTCGAACCCGTAGTAGTCGAGCGGCGAGGCTCCGGGGTCAAGGACGTTCACATGGGTCACGCAGGGCACCTCTCTCACGCGGCCACTCGTTGCATTCAACCTGTAGCCCACAGTAGTTGCGCGAGGCCACCCTCGTAGCGTGAACGGATACTTCCCCTCGATCTA encodes:
- a CDS encoding DUF397 domain-containing protein, which gives rise to MGSNVTLAGIQWRKSSHSGDQGGECVEVAALPAAIAVRDSKSPAGPVLTVEPAVFSEFVRWTTAAG
- a CDS encoding steroid 3-ketoacyl-CoA thiolase; amino-acid sequence: MAAEPVIVEAVRTPIGKRGGALANLHPAYLLGETYREVLGRTGIPADAVEQIVGGTVTHAGEQSMNPARTAWLTVGLPYETAATTVDCQCGSSQQASHMTANMIAAGVIDVGISCGVEAMSRVPLGSGSKHGPGKPFPDEWNVDLPNQFEAAERISRRRGLSREDVDGLGLMSQERAATAWSEERFKRETFAVQVPTTEDEQAAGQGMWRLVDRDEGLRDTSLDALAGLKPVMPTAIHTAGNSSQISDGAAAIMWASKRMAKALKLKPRARIVAQALVGADPHFHLDGPIDATKAVLGKAGMTLKDIDLVEINEAFASVVLSWSQVFEADMTKVNVNGGAIALGHPVGATGARLITTALHELERTDKEFALITMCAGGALATGTIIQRL
- a CDS encoding helix-turn-helix domain-containing protein is translated as MTHVNVLDPGASPLDYYGFELRRLREAAGLTQRQLGDILNYTGSLVGQVETARKVPTPEFSERVDAALGTGGLFSRLVVLVLRSQLPAWFREVAELEARATEICTFQTHLVHGLLQTPAYARAILGVFDKDDLDDRTAVRLARQRIFEKGEPPVFWLVLSEAVLRQEIGGPAVMRQQLAHLLSFEGNPRINVQVLPFVVGAHPGTQGSFTLFRFTADPAIVYTEGYGSGDPSANPNAVKDCSLRYDHLRAAALSLKDSAELIRRVMEERYGEQRDSGGDPVA